A stretch of DNA from Tachyglossus aculeatus isolate mTacAcu1 chromosome 5, mTacAcu1.pri, whole genome shotgun sequence:
gaatgaattcattgtatcgaactcacccaagcgcttggttcagtgctctgcacacagtaagcactcgataaataccaatgattgattgatgagtacaAATCTTGAGCCTGCAGGCTGGCATAAACTGGCAGAGCTGCCTGATACAACAGTCACGGGGTTCATGTGTTTTTTCAAAGCTGCTTCAGTTCAACGAGTATGTGACTTTTTGCCACACTtggcctttctctctccccctttacccCCACTCCGTCTTTCCCAACACAGCCCAGTGGCAGTGAGAGACAGCTTCAGGAAGACTTTACCTCGGCAGTCAGATTCCGTTCAACCGCGACTTCAAAATGCAGCAAGCGGAAGCGTCTCTGAATCTTTTCGCAGTCAACATCAGAGCCCGTTCGAGTAGAGAGCTCTGAACCGAGACTGAAATCCACATTGTTGATGATAAGACAGTGACCGCACGGTTCCGATTTCAGAGAGTAAACCTGGAGGAGTCAGCAGAGACTCAAACTCATATCGACTTACatttacatatatgtgtgtgcacaataactgtggtatttgttaagcaatgataataaaaataactgtggtatttgttaaacacttactacgtaccaggcactgtactaagcgcttgggtggatacaagcaaatcaggttggacagagtctccatcccacacagagttcatagtcttaatccccatcttccctcaaataatctcaaagaaaaaaaatatcacTGCAGCAAAACCACTGTACACAAACCAAAATGAAGACCCACCAGATCGGAGCTTCTCCTGGATTTGTCTTGGGGAAATTCCACCAAACCtgctgggagaaggaggaaaatagcAACCCACTCTGCTCAAATGGAACTGCCAGGTAAAAACAGATAcaggccccctctagactgtaagatggctgtagaaataataataattataataataataataataataataataataataataataataatggcatttgttaagcgcttactatgtgcaaagcactgttctaagcactggggaagatacaaggggatgagattgtcccaggcaggtgctctctAAGAGGCCCTTGGTAGAGCAAGAATGTTTTTCTTCCTACAGTATGCCAGGGTCGGAATCCCATTCTCCAGCACAAGGGGGGTAAAGGCactgttagaaaaaaaaaagctctcctCAGCAATTCCAAAGAGAGAATGGGTCAGGAGGCCAAGAGTAGAACTGGAAAAATGAATTTCCCTGATAGAAATAATCAAGCGGAGGTAAGAAATGAAGATCGAAGCCCCTCCCACACCTTCATCACCATACCCTGCTTCTCACCGGGACGGGTTGCTTCTTGCTCTCTCTTGGTGGTGCTGGGCATTGGGCTAAATGGCTTCACATCTGTAACACAGGAAGTTAAATCCAATCTGAAGAAAGGACTTTTCTCAAAATATGAGAAGGACAAGAACAGAGCCAATAACGGTGGTGAGTACTGGAAGGGAGTTATCAGCTCTTCATATAATACCCCATAAAAGGGATCAGGAGTCTGTAAGGCCAATGAGACAAAGAgctgagtgtaataataatgatggggatggtgatggtgcttattaagtgcttattatttgctaagcagtggggtagatgtaatataatcagaatggacataaTTACTAACTCACCTTGGCTAACTCAccttgagggaaggagaacacaggtatttgaacctcattttacagatgaggaaactgaggcaatgggAAGCTAattgactcacccgaggtcatacagcagataagtggcagaaccaggactcctaactccctgtcccatgctctttctactataataataataatggcatttgttaagcgcttactatgtgcaaagcactgttctaagcgctactagaatctttacttggactgtgagccccatgtgggatggggactgcatccaaactgataaccttgtatctaccccagcacttagaacaatggttagcacaaataccagaataataacaataatacccaTAATCTATTTCCTTTCTGAGCCAAACTATCCAAAACGCACTCTTTTCTTGATGTGAAAAAGAGCTGGAAACTGACAATACTAGCTCCAACAATGTCATTCCTGTgccaccactgatttattgagagGCCAAATCATGATTTTCCAGAACAAAGCTGTGATCCCGAGAATAAAGCATTTCAAAGCACCTGATCAACAGTCATCCTGACAACTTTGGTCAGGACAGCGACCAGCAGAAAATTAAGTCTACACTTCTACTGGCCCACGTTTCTGATGCTATCTCCGAACGCTTAATCtaatgtaattatggtatttattacatgcctaCGAGTGCTGTGCTGTGGTGGTGGatcagacctagtccctgtccctaattgggctcacaacctaagagggagGGTGGGTTTCTTACGTCCaatttagagatggggaaactgaggcacaggatagGCTCATTTCACACAGCGGGTCAGCggcggggctgggactagaacctgggcctcctACTTCCCAGTTTCTTgattttccactaggcacactactTCCATAGACCAGCAaaggaacttcattcattcaattgtatttactgagcgcttactgtgtgtacaacactgtactaagcgcttggagagtacaaaataacaataaacagacacactccctgcctacgacgagcttacaatctagagggggatacaggctttaatataaataaattacagatacgtagatAAGtcctaaggggctgggagggggataaataaaggcagcaagtcaggacaacgcagaagggagtgggagaaaaggaaaggagggcttagtcgggaaagcctcttggaggagacgtgcctttaataaggctttgggaggggagcaggggagagaaatCTTTGGGATGAATCTTTGGATACTTACACACATCTCCCTGTCCCCCGGGTCTGATTATTTCAACTGGCCGGACATCAACAGGAGCAAACTGCAGCGCTTGGCATCCTTCACTCAGCAGAGCTGCCAGGACGTGCTGGTCTGTTTCTCTGAGGCATGAGATGAACACAGGGAGAGCCTGTCTTCCTCGAGTCTCAAGATCCGTGACCAGCTGCCTGGCCTGGTCCCTGCGAGTGCCGGCTTGCTGAGGACAAACCCACAGAGCAACCAGTCACCCCCTTTATCGTTTGATTTGAatgttctcttctcctttcccctgattaatttcattcactcaaatcgtatttgctgagcacttactgtgtgcagagaactgtagtaagtgcttgggaaagtacaatacaccaatatcTTCAGGTCCAGATCCTAAACAGCGGGGGCAAGCCCAAAAGAGTGGGTGgcaggaagctccttgagggcagggatcatgtctactgtgtgagcttgggcaagtcacttcactttaagatggtatttattaaccgcttactatgtgcaaagcactgttctaagcactggggcgtttacaagatgatcaggttgtcccacgtggggctcacagttttaatccctgttttacagatgaggtaactgaggcacagagaagttaagtgacttgcccaaagtcacacagctgacaagtggtggagccagaatttgaacccatgacccctgactccaaagcctgtgctctttccactgagcaacactgcttctctgtgcctcagtgacctcatctctaaaatggggactgagattgtagccccatgtgggatagagaccgtgcccaattctatttgcttgtatcatcaatcgtatttactgagtgatacatttattgtatccaccccagagcttagtacagtgcctggaacacagtaagtgcttaacaaatgccacagttattattactagctctAATGTATTCGcacctctgcacagagcaagtgctcaataaatatgattaatggattAGGAGCAGAGAGAATAAGAAGCAAAGAATCGGGGTAATCCACAGATTGGATGATCAGCCGTAGAGTAAGAGTGGAATGCAATTTCTAAAAGACTAAAACTTTGTCAGTCACTTGCTTTTCACTGCTCTGGAGTTTTATTgaatgccttgggcaagtcaggggctgagcaacaatgataataatagcaataataataataatatgtgttaagtacttactgaacTAAGGCACTGAatttaggcactgaactaagcgctggggtggatacaagcaaattgggttggacacagtccctgtcccacgtagggctcacagtctcaattcccattttacagatgacaccaAGAAGcaaactatttattgagtacttactacgagtggagcagtgtactaagaacttaggagaatacaatacaagagaattagcagacacgcttcctgcccataatgtgctcacagtccagagagggagacagacattgatatgaataaatattttataatatataatttaaagatatgtacataaattcattcattcattcattcaatcatatttattgagcgcttactgtgtgcagagcactgtactaagtgcttgggaagtataagttggcaacacatagagacggtccctacccaacaacgggctcacagtctagaagggggagacagacaacaaaacaaaacatgtagacgggtgtcaaaatcgtcagaacaaacagaattatagctataggcacatcattaacaaaataaatagaatagtaaatatgttcaagtaaaataaatagagtaatcttgtacaaatatatacaagtgctgtggggagggaaaggaggtagggtggggggggatggggaggaaaagaggaaaaagggggctcagtctgggaaggcctcctagaggaggtgagttctcagtagggctttgaagggaggaaaagagccagcttggcggatgtgcggagggagggcattccagtccaggggaaggacatgggccagaggagcgctttcacaaataccataattattattaccctcccaagtgcttagtacagtgctctgcacaaagcgagtgcttaatagatacgatggatcgactgattgattccactacagaagcagggtggcttagtggaaagagtgcgggcttgggagtcagaggacgtgggttctaatcccagctcctccacttgtctgctgtgtgaccttgggcaagtcacttgatttctctgtgcctcagttatctcatatgtaaaatgtggaaaaagtctgtgagccccacgtgggacaacctgattactctgtatcctccccagtggttagaacggtgcttggcacatagtaagcacttaacaaataccctcattattactgttgttattatttgctGGTAAGGAACGAGCGGAGGGGGAATCCCGGCGTTGGGGTGACGGGAAGGAGGCGGATGTTAGAGGCTCTCTGGGAGCTGCAGAAATGGGAAATGAacttggggtttggggaggggcaggatgtgtagggggggaggggaggaggaggaggaagggagcaggaggaagaggaggagagagggcggaggagggaaggagaggggaggaggaaggggaggggggagaaggaagaggaggaggggaggaagagagagagtggaagggaggaagaggaggggaaggaggaaggggaggaggaggagggggaggaggagtggaggaagaggaagaggaggaagaggaggaagaggaggaaggggaggaggaggaggagggaatggaggagggaatggaggaggaggggggaggaagaggaaggggaggatgagggggtggaaggggaggaggcggagggggaagaggagggggaggaggagaaagaggagggggaggaggaggaagaggagggggaggagggggaggagggggaggagggggaggaggagggggaggaggagggggaggaaggggtggaaggggaggagggggaggagaaggagcggagggggaggaggaaggggtggaagggggaggaggaggaggggggaggagaagagaaggagggttgTGAGTAGGCGGTGTGGGGCGTTGATCGTGACCTGGATGTGGTCGATCATGTCCCGGGTGAAGAGGCCCCGGGCGAGGAGCAGGTCCCACAGCGGCGCCACCCGCAGCTCCCGCACCAGCCGCAGCCGGGCCCCGCGCAGCGCCTGACGACCGCGCTCCTCCATCCCCGACCCGACCCGACCCGACCCACCCCAACGGACCGGCCCCGACCGGGCCCGACCGGCCCCCTGCTCTAAGCTTCCGGGGCCCGGCCCCAAGGCCccgccctctcctcttcttccctctaccCGTTCTCCCGAAATCCCCGGACGGACAGCCCTCGCCCTCTCCCTCGCCCTCTCCCTCGCCCTCTCCCTCGCCCTCTCCCTcgccctctccccgcctccctcgccctctccccgcctccctcgccctctgtccccctcgccctctccctccctctttcccccatccccccctctccccctccctctttctccatcctctctcccctctcgctctcttctctctcctctgtctccccttcctctccccatctccccttttctctcctctgtccctctctgtctctcccgtctttcctctccccacttctccctctctcttcccctcccctcctctctcctctctctcgtcccttcccccccttcccctctccccatctccctcttctctcctctctttcctctccctctgtgtctctctctccccccttcattcattcattcattcaatcgtatatactgagcgcttactgtgtgcagagcactgtactaagcgcttgggaaggacaagttggcaacagcgggctcccccttctccctctctctctctctctcccccctttttccccctttccccctcttctctcctctcggtctccctctctcctctctccccctctctcccccatctccccacccctccactctctcacactctctctctctttctctctctctttctttttctctccctccttttctcccacccccacccctttttaGCTCTTGTCTGGAGGAACCCGTCAGAGGAAGAGACCCATAAATGTCCCCCAAAACCAGGTTGTCagctaataagcagcatggcctagcagaaagagcacgggcctgagcatCGGAggtccaggattctaatcctgactctgccacttgtctgctctgtcaccttgggcaagtcactccactcctcggtgccccagttacctcatctgtaaaacggggattgatgtggaacagggactgtgtccaacctgattatcttgtatctcgtaCCACGCCTgacatcacagtaagcacttaacatacgaCGTTAAAAATAACCTGGTGGAATTCAAGGGGGACCATTCATTACATACTTGTAttttagaacctaaatcctttaGATTCAAGGGGACCATTCACTACATACTTGTAttttagaacctaaatcctttaGATTCAAGGGGACCAGCCACTACATACTTGTATTTTTGAACctagatcctttgattcccaagcccatgtccgccagcctggaactccctctttcttcaaatctgacagaccactgctctcctgatCTTCGAGCCTCCGTACTGTagtaagttccatgtgggcaggattTGTATCCATCAACTGTTGtttcatactctcccgagcatgtCCATCCCAGATCTCATTCCTCCTTCCCAAAGAGGGTTCTGtgacccctgctcctccccctcagaacatgacattttagactgtgagcccactgttgggtagggactgtctctgtatgttgccaacttgtacttcccaagcgcttggtacagtgctctgcacacagtaagcgctcaataaatacgattgattgattgacagcattgCTAGGCCTGTATGGTTTCCTGCCCCACCCCCTAACCAAAATGTCCCTGCCCATTCCActcccatctctcttcccccAAGCTATGGGACTCTTCCCTGTAACTTTCCTTTTCTCATAGATTCCAACCATCCTGTGGTTCCCAcccttccctgctccttccctaGTAGAGGTTTTACTTTTGGCTCAGCCTTCCAAAAGCTCTGTGTCTTCCTGGAAGTTTCTAATGCTTTCAAAGGGCTCCCAAAGGGAATGTCTCACTGAGGAAGTCACCCATGTTCTTGCCAGGCAGAAAAAGACGTAGGTAAGTTTTCCCCAACTGGCAGATCAACTCATGTCTAATAATCCCAAGAAAACCAATGTTACACGTATCTGATCCCCAGGTTACATCCTCCCAACTAGCATCTCAGCGGTTttgcagtcaatcagtagtatttattgagcacatttgtGCGGAGctcagagagagatagagactaAAATGAACTACagacttcctccctttctctgttcTTTTTTGTTATTACTTTCTGAATGAATGTCTTATTTCTGTCATGCATcaattggagaaacagcatggctcagtggaaagagcatgggctttgaagtcagaggtcatgggttcaaatccctgctccgccaactgtcagctgtgtgactttgggcaagtcacttaacttctctgtgcctcagctacctcatctgtaaaatggggattaaaactgtgagccccccatgggacaacctgatcaccttgtaatctccccagtgcttagttctttgcacatagtaagtgcttaacaaataccattattataagcctattatttccaaagtgctttcactttATTGAATTTTTGCCCTCAAAATAACCTTGTCAGGTAGATAGAAATGCAGGCTAGCCCTCTTCCACTACACCTCTGTGAATTGTTACAACAAGATTATCATCTGGACACTTAGTTTTTGACCTACCAATTCTCCAAACTGCTGCTAGTTAAAATGATAGAAAAATCTTCAAATAATGGAATAAAATTGGGCAAATAACTCTCTGAGAGCAGACCTGATTTTTTTcaacagtgaatgaatgatttattttaaGTGGTGTGAAAGCATTAAAGTGGCAGTAGTGGGGAAGGTgtggaaattagaaattaatctctgaaggcctcctgtagaaggtgtgatttcagaagagctttcagTCAATccatgagtggtatttactgagtgcttctgtgtgcaaagcactctaccaagtgcttgggaaagtacaatacaacagagtcggtagacatataccctgctcacaaggcgcttactacagtctagaggctttgaagataagaagagctgtggtctgtcagatttgaagagagagggagttccagactggagaagcaacgaggcctagtggatagagcgccggcctgggggtcagagttcaccactagtcttctgtgtgaccttggacaagtcacaacttctctgggcctctgttgcctcaatctataaaaaggggattaagactttgagccccacatgggacatggactatgtccaacctgataaccttgtatctatcgcaacacttagtctagtgcctggtacatagtaaatatctaacaaatactataaaagtgCATGTGAAAGTGAGGTTAGCATTGGTAAAGATtagaatgaggcaaagtgagaaaaTTAGACAAAGGAAAAAAGAGTGGAAACTGGGGCAGAGTGGAGGAAGACGGAAGAATAGTAGGAAGGGGGGCACTAGTTGAGTGTTTAAAGCCATGGTCGGCAATCTTTAATGCAGAGAGGactgggtaaccattggagggtaTTTAAAAGTAGGAGGACATGCAGAATAACTTTTAGAAAGGGCGAGCGCGCTCGCTGCTCGGCGGGGCTGTTCGCTCTGTCTCCGCCATTATCGAAAATGGACAGAAGGTGAAGATATACTTGCCCAGGATGACTTAAGGATCCGATCGACTCCTGTGAAGAAATCTGCAAGAACTTGTAGTCACAgtggctctcatctcctcctgccttcaggccatctccatctggatgtctgcccgccacctaaaactcaacatgtccaagactgaactccttgtcttccctcccaaacccttccctctccctgacttgcctatcactgttgatggcactaccatccttcccgtctcacaggcccacaaccttggtgtcatcctcgactctgctctctcattcacccctcacatccaagccgtcaccaaaacctgctggtctcagctccgcaacattgccaagatccgccctttcctctccatcccaaccgctaccctgctcattcaagctctcatcctatcccgtctggactactgcatcagccttctctctgatcgcccatcctcgtgtctttctccacttcaatccatacttcatgctgctgcctggattatctttgtccagaaacgctctgggcgtattactcccctcctcaa
This window harbors:
- the CASP9 gene encoding caspase-9 isoform X2; its protein translation is MEERGRQALRGARLRLVRELRVAPLWDLLLARGLFTRDMIDHIQQAGTRRDQARQLVTDLETRGRQALPVFISCLRETDQHVLAALLSEGCQALQFAPVDVRPVEIIRPGGQGDVYVKPFSPMPSTTKREQEATRPGLVEFPQDKSRRSSDLVYSLKSEPCGHCLIINNVDFSLGSELSTRTGSDVDCEKIQRRFRLLHFEVAVERNLTAEEMVKALNKLARKDHSALDCCVVVILSHGYQASHIQFPGGIHGTDGKSISVETIVNYFNGSRCPSLGGKPKLFFIQACGGEQKDRGFEVNLDSPEDHPTRRDPESDATPFQAAPEGSDEPDAVASLPTPSDILVSYSTFPGFVSWRDTKSGSWYIETLDSVLEQWAHTEDLLTLLLRVSNGVSSKGKYKQIPGCFNFLRKRLYFNTK
- the CASP9 gene encoding caspase-9 isoform X1, with amino-acid sequence MEERGRQALRGARLRLVRELRVAPLWDLLLARGLFTRDMIDHIQQAGTRRDQARQLVTDLETRGRQALPVFISCLRETDQHVLAALLSEGCQALQFAPVDVRPVEIIRPGGQGDVYVKPFSPMPSTTKREQEATRPAGLVEFPQDKSRRSSDLVYSLKSEPCGHCLIINNVDFSLGSELSTRTGSDVDCEKIQRRFRLLHFEVAVERNLTAEEMVKALNKLARKDHSALDCCVVVILSHGYQASHIQFPGGIHGTDGKSISVETIVNYFNGSRCPSLGGKPKLFFIQACGGEQKDRGFEVNLDSPEDHPTRRDPESDATPFQAAPEGSDEPDAVASLPTPSDILVSYSTFPGFVSWRDTKSGSWYIETLDSVLEQWAHTEDLLTLLLRVSNGVSSKGKYKQIPGCFNFLRKRLYFNTK